The Verrucomicrobium spinosum DSM 4136 = JCM 18804 genome includes a region encoding these proteins:
- a CDS encoding IS3-like element ISVsp13 family transposase (programmed frameshift), whose amino-acid sequence MKAKRRRHDPEFKARVALEALKGLKTIAEIAKEYDIHPVQVSDWKKTLQAGMAGVFGQDHGRADQEEHERERAQLHSKIGELAVKVDFLQKKFQTARHLERPAGLVEKEHPVLSMRSQCELLGVCRSMLAYEAVPESGEDRRIMRLLDELYLKDPCLGTRRLVKVLERDHGFKANRKRLQRLRRQMGLEAIYCRPRTSQPGDGHRIYPYLLREMAVERPDQVWCADITYVPMARGHAYLCAVMDWHTRKVLGWQVSNTMDVNLCLEALEMAVRETGSRPEIFNTDQGSQFTCEQWTGRIEELGARISMDGKGRWMDNVFIERLWRSVKYEEIYIREHGTILELERGLARWFERYNTWRPHEALGYQTPEQAYKGIAKLPATVPRMPMALAA is encoded by the exons ATGAAAGCCAAACGTAGAAGACACGACCCCGAATTCAAGGCCCGAGTGGCGCTCGAAGCGCTCAAAGGCCTCAAGACCATTGCCGAGATTGCCAAGGAGTACGACATCCATCCTGTGCAGGTCTCTGACTGGAAGAAGACGCTCCAGGCTGGGATGGCCGGGGTCTTTGGTCAGGACCATGGCCGTGCCGACCAGGAGGAGCACGAGCGCGAACGGGCCCAGTTGCACTCCAAGATCGGGGAGCTGGCCGTGAAAGTGGACTTTCTGCAAAAAAAGT TCCAAACAGCTCGGCATCTGGAACGACCTGCCGGGCTGGTCGAAAAAGAACACCCCGTTTTGAGCATGAGAAGCCAGTGTGAACTGCTGGGGGTGTGCCGCTCGATGCTAGCCTATGAGGCGGTGCCTGAGAGCGGTGAAGACCGCCGAATCATGAGGTTGCTTGATGAGCTCTACCTCAAGGATCCGTGCCTGGGGACCCGTCGCCTGGTGAAGGTGCTGGAGCGCGACCACGGCTTCAAGGCCAACCGCAAGCGCTTGCAGCGGCTGCGACGTCAGATGGGGCTGGAGGCCATCTACTGTCGTCCGCGCACGAGCCAGCCTGGAGACGGGCACCGCATTTATCCGTACTTGCTGCGGGAGATGGCCGTGGAGCGTCCCGACCAGGTGTGGTGCGCCGACATCACCTATGTGCCCATGGCGCGAGGCCACGCCTATCTGTGTGCAGTGATGGACTGGCACACGCGCAAAGTGCTGGGGTGGCAGGTGAGCAACACGATGGATGTGAACCTGTGTCTTGAGGCGCTGGAGATGGCGGTGAGGGAGACAGGGAGCAGGCCGGAGATCTTCAACACCGACCAGGGCAGCCAGTTTACCTGTGAGCAATGGACCGGGCGGATTGAAGAGCTGGGAGCGCGCATCAGCATGGACGGCAAAGGGCGGTGGATGGACAACGTGTTCATCGAACGGCTGTGGCGGAGCGTGAAGTACGAGGAAATCTACATACGCGAACATGGCACCATCCTTGAGCTTGAGCGGGGGCTGGCCCGGTGGTTTGAGCGCTACAACACATGGCGTCCCCACGAGGCCCTGGGCTACCAGACACCTGAGCAAGCCTACAAGGGCATTGCGAAGCTGCCTGCGACAGTGCCGAGGATGCCCATGGCTCTTGCCGCATGA
- a CDS encoding RecB family exonuclease has product MTTLAVPPPSKVERSEKEILTGLQQTVSASRLTLFLQCRLKFYYRYVLKLSKPKPASLHVGNVVHATLKAWHKARWMEAPLTLKGLHDEFSKAWDLQNNEEPVDWQGDEEDEKLTAWRLCELYLRQSGFEHAQKPDAVEVPVEADLANHGLPRLIGILDLVQQRKIIDYKTSSTTPNPEKVAHTHEVQTSIYAILYRDSTDTREEGMELHHLVKLKNPKLCITALPPMTDSQQTRLFHLLAAYLEGIARQDFIPSPGMACASCEFYIECRRWK; this is encoded by the coding sequence ATGACCACACTCGCTGTTCCTCCACCTTCCAAGGTAGAGCGCAGCGAGAAAGAGATCCTCACCGGCTTGCAGCAGACAGTTTCAGCCTCACGGCTCACGCTGTTTCTGCAATGCCGGTTGAAGTTTTACTATCGCTACGTCCTCAAGCTGTCCAAACCCAAACCTGCCTCGCTCCATGTTGGCAATGTGGTTCACGCCACCTTGAAAGCATGGCACAAGGCTCGATGGATGGAAGCACCCCTCACCCTCAAAGGACTCCATGATGAGTTCTCCAAGGCGTGGGATCTCCAGAACAATGAAGAACCCGTCGACTGGCAAGGAGACGAAGAAGACGAAAAGCTCACCGCCTGGCGTCTTTGTGAACTCTACCTGCGTCAGTCTGGATTCGAACACGCCCAGAAGCCTGATGCTGTCGAAGTACCAGTCGAAGCCGATCTGGCCAACCATGGTTTACCCAGGTTGATTGGCATCCTCGATTTGGTGCAGCAACGCAAGATCATCGACTACAAGACCTCTTCCACCACACCCAATCCAGAGAAGGTGGCACACACTCACGAGGTACAGACCAGCATCTATGCCATTCTCTACCGGGATTCCACAGACACCCGGGAAGAAGGCATGGAACTGCATCACCTGGTCAAACTCAAGAACCCCAAGCTCTGCATCACAGCATTGCCGCCGATGACCGACAGCCAGCAAACCCGGCTGTTCCATCTACTGGCGGCATACCTGGAAGGCATTGCCAGACAGGACTTCATCCCTTCACCGGGAATGGCCTGTGCCAGCTGCGAGTTCTATATCGAGTGCCGTCGCTGGAAGTAA